In Nocardia sputorum, a single genomic region encodes these proteins:
- a CDS encoding glycosyltransferase family 9 protein — MGHAGGAITRTGLVPSRPALGPLGEVFPGVRRIAVLRGGGLGDLLFAFPAIHALAATYPAARIVLLGTAEHAELLGDRAGPIDRVVVVDEQGDVDGEVRAELGPIDLGVQLHGGGAWSNPFLTSLRPRWTVGSRAAGAPALTRTLPFRYYQHETLRALEVVGLAGAAPVMLEAHLEPTPADRSAAGPVLRDLRGPIAAIHPGARDPRRRWPTERFADVATHCLDRGVAVVLLGSESDRELVDGLRSRIGAHPLDHRIRTLIGAPLPALCGVLARSGVFVGNDSGPRHLARAFGIPTVGIFWIGNVINAGPLGRARDRVLMSWTTTCPVCHRDCTDEELPRCPHDVSFVADVRTDDVCRDIDELLEHT; from the coding sequence ATGGGACACGCCGGCGGCGCGATCACTCGCACGGGACTCGTCCCGTCGCGTCCGGCGCTCGGGCCGCTCGGCGAGGTCTTCCCCGGGGTGCGGCGCATCGCGGTGCTGCGCGGCGGCGGTCTCGGCGATCTGCTGTTCGCCTTCCCCGCGATCCACGCGCTGGCGGCGACGTATCCCGCCGCTCGGATCGTTCTGCTCGGTACGGCCGAACACGCCGAACTGCTCGGCGATCGGGCGGGCCCCATCGACCGTGTGGTGGTCGTCGATGAACAAGGCGATGTCGACGGGGAAGTCCGCGCCGAGCTGGGGCCGATCGATCTGGGTGTGCAGCTACACGGCGGTGGCGCATGGTCGAACCCGTTCCTGACCAGCCTGCGCCCGCGCTGGACAGTGGGTTCGCGTGCCGCGGGCGCGCCCGCCCTGACCCGCACACTGCCGTTCCGCTACTACCAGCACGAGACCTTGCGAGCCCTCGAAGTCGTCGGCCTGGCCGGTGCGGCGCCCGTGATGCTCGAAGCGCACCTCGAGCCGACGCCGGCGGATCGGTCCGCCGCCGGCCCCGTCCTCCGCGATCTGCGCGGCCCGATCGCGGCCATCCATCCCGGCGCCCGGGACCCCCGCCGACGCTGGCCCACCGAACGCTTCGCCGACGTCGCCACGCACTGTCTCGATCGGGGCGTCGCGGTTGTTCTCTTGGGCTCGGAGTCCGATCGCGAGCTCGTCGATGGCCTCCGTTCGCGTATCGGCGCACACCCGCTCGACCACCGGATCCGTACGCTGATCGGCGCGCCGCTGCCCGCGCTGTGCGGTGTTCTGGCCCGCAGCGGCGTCTTCGTCGGGAACGACAGCGGTCCGCGGCATCTGGCCAGGGCGTTCGGCATCCCGACCGTGGGCATCTTCTGGATCGGCAACGTGATCAACGCCGGGCCCCTGGGTCGCGCCCGTGACCGAGTGCTGATGTCGTGGACCACGACCTGCCCGGTTTGCCACCGCGACTGCACCGACGAGGAACTTCCCCGCTGCCCGCACGACGTCTCGTTCGTCGCCGATGTACGGACCGATGACGTCTGCCGCGATATCGATGAGCTGCTCGAACACACTTGA
- a CDS encoding Hsp20/alpha crystallin family protein — MLMRTDPFHDLERFTHQVLGTAAHPAVMPIDAWREGEEFLVELDLPGIDTGSLDLDLERNVLTVRAQRPELESGREMVAAERTRGVFSRQIFLGEGLDSDRISADYADGVLRLRIPVAERAKPRKIEVARGDGHQVIDA; from the coding sequence ATGTTGATGCGGACCGACCCGTTCCACGATCTGGAGCGGTTCACGCACCAGGTGCTCGGCACGGCAGCGCACCCGGCCGTCATGCCGATCGACGCCTGGCGGGAGGGCGAGGAATTCCTGGTAGAGCTCGACCTGCCCGGCATCGATACCGGCTCGCTGGATCTGGATCTCGAACGCAACGTGCTCACGGTGCGCGCGCAGCGCCCGGAGTTGGAATCGGGGCGCGAGATGGTGGCCGCGGAGCGGACCCGTGGCGTGTTCAGCCGCCAGATATTCCTCGGCGAGGGGCTCGACAGCGATCGCATCAGCGCCGACTACGCCGATGGGGTGCTGCGGTTGCGGATCCCCGTCGCGGAGCGGGCCAAACCGCGCAAGATCGAGGTCGCTCGCGGAGACGGCCACCAGGTGATCGACGCCTGA
- a CDS encoding cold-shock protein, whose product MTTTTHAPSRFRPHRPRRDTLVPATSTEWRHGTVAWFNTEKGFGYLEPDDRTSAVFVDFRAIDTRGYKTLTPGQTVVFTTTITDRGPEAASVRPYTRRPYAPGRC is encoded by the coding sequence ATGACGACTACAACGCATGCCCCCAGCCGGTTCCGGCCGCACCGCCCGCGTCGCGACACCCTCGTCCCCGCCACCTCCACCGAATGGCGCCATGGCACCGTCGCTTGGTTCAACACCGAGAAAGGGTTCGGCTATCTCGAACCCGACGACCGCACGAGCGCCGTGTTCGTCGACTTCCGTGCCATCGACACACGCGGATACAAGACACTCACTCCCGGCCAGACCGTCGTCTTCACCACCACCATCACCGACCGGGGGCCCGAAGCGGCGAGCGTGCGTCCGTACACGCGGCGCCCGTACGCACCCGGCCGGTGCTGA
- a CDS encoding PfkB family carbohydrate kinase: MAAGGPLVVIGDALLDIDVDGRADRCSAEAAAPVVDVAHRAFRPGGAGLAARLAAAGDREVVLIAGFAADEAGARLRGLLDGHVRVIALPLHGSTICKQRVRAIGPWARSNGHTRAKEPRRPILITRIDSGTGRAGADPLPEEAHAVLASAQAVLVSDYGHGIAAHPQIRALLRTQARHVPVVWDPHPRGPVPIPGAALVTPNRAEALALLSGRLDDGPDLWKLVKGWAVDAIAVTLGPEGALVCLRASGKRLRIPLPAAAKAPGGSDACGAGDSFAVAATAQVGSGSGPERAVRRAVLAAAEFVASGAAAAFTESAPAMIPGATTAEPSAWT, encoded by the coding sequence ATGGCCGCGGGCGGTCCGCTCGTCGTGATCGGGGACGCGCTGCTCGACATCGACGTCGACGGTCGCGCCGACCGATGCAGTGCGGAGGCGGCGGCCCCGGTCGTCGACGTCGCGCACCGGGCGTTCCGACCAGGTGGCGCGGGACTGGCGGCCCGGCTGGCGGCGGCTGGTGACCGGGAAGTCGTCCTGATCGCAGGCTTCGCCGCCGATGAAGCGGGTGCCCGGCTGCGCGGGTTGCTGGACGGACACGTGCGGGTCATCGCGCTGCCCCTTCATGGTTCGACGATCTGCAAGCAGCGAGTGCGCGCGATCGGCCCCTGGGCCCGCTCGAACGGGCACACCCGCGCCAAGGAACCGCGGCGGCCCATTCTGATCACCAGAATCGATTCCGGCACCGGACGAGCAGGCGCCGACCCGCTGCCGGAGGAGGCGCACGCCGTGCTGGCGTCGGCGCAGGCGGTGCTGGTGTCGGACTACGGTCACGGTATCGCGGCTCACCCGCAGATCCGTGCGCTGCTGCGTACCCAGGCCCGCCACGTTCCGGTCGTCTGGGATCCCCACCCGCGCGGACCCGTGCCGATCCCCGGCGCGGCACTGGTCACGCCGAATCGCGCGGAAGCGCTCGCCCTGTTGTCCGGTCGGCTCGACGACGGACCTGACCTGTGGAAACTCGTCAAAGGGTGGGCGGTCGACGCCATCGCGGTGACCCTCGGCCCGGAGGGCGCCCTGGTCTGCCTGCGGGCGTCCGGCAAACGTTTGCGCATCCCGCTTCCGGCCGCGGCCAAGGCGCCCGGCGGCAGTGACGCCTGCGGAGCGGGCGACAGCTTCGCCGTCGCCGCGACAGCCCAGGTGGGCTCGGGTAGCGGACCGGAGCGGGCGGTGCGCCGTGCGGTGCTGGCGGCGGCCGAGTTCGTCGCCTCCGGCGCCGCCGCCGCGTTCACGGAATCGGCACCGGCCATGATTCCGGGAGCGACCACCGCGGAGCCCAGTGCGTGGACGTAA